The Shewanella mangrovisoli genome has a window encoding:
- a CDS encoding S41 family peptidase: MNFSYRTVVTLLGVIICASLIRLAFFAIPEKAQPTLTTKDIRQDLYILFDQIEQHSAFYALDPQANEQQLKRLAGLITEQYQDVVPKERFAAELTKLLNTLKDPGTQVAKVENSSGELPLTLRPVNEQWLALDSKNNPISADFPFITHIDGIPLSKWISASQAYLSEPAKNSQEMQLIWLKRLNLLREDLGLSIKPHVLISLINDDLQTTQVTIALPQPSKTIVKPIEDETELSFESLITQLDNLAPTAPIRPDYSLEQINPATARLKIDDLYGFELDKRQQDALRQGMEQPLLIVDLRQARGFSPKLLTMLSRYQDAPQNATPYTSAMTQIMGFAHYRRSPELRNDYLRPLNFRPLEALELSSPRLKVLTRRLPSIDESRFSPWFVRTKPEVSAEGNNRLALLVSPLCKQECEWIAYRTKAWSRVNLIGEKTSGDFARQYQLTLPNSDLDVRFSSSLTYDAAGELLSGKGTEPDIWLPQNSDIEWQGLVSLVRAAKPKSIDSPLGSQPKLAQAN; encoded by the coding sequence ATGAATTTTAGCTATCGCACTGTCGTGACGTTACTGGGCGTGATCATTTGCGCGAGCCTTATTAGGCTCGCGTTTTTCGCTATTCCTGAAAAAGCACAACCCACGCTAACGACCAAAGATATTCGTCAAGATCTCTATATTCTGTTCGACCAAATTGAGCAACACTCGGCATTTTACGCCCTAGACCCACAAGCTAATGAGCAGCAGCTCAAACGACTGGCAGGATTAATCACAGAACAATATCAAGATGTTGTGCCTAAAGAGCGCTTCGCAGCCGAGCTCACTAAGCTACTTAATACCTTAAAAGACCCAGGGACACAGGTTGCGAAAGTCGAAAATAGCAGCGGTGAACTGCCCTTAACACTCAGGCCTGTCAACGAGCAATGGCTCGCCTTGGACAGCAAAAATAACCCCATCAGCGCCGATTTCCCCTTTATTACCCATATCGATGGCATCCCCTTAAGCAAATGGATTTCGGCCAGCCAAGCCTACTTATCAGAGCCAGCGAAAAACAGCCAAGAGATGCAGCTGATTTGGCTCAAGCGACTCAATTTATTGCGAGAGGACTTAGGCTTAAGCATCAAACCTCATGTGCTTATCAGCTTGATTAATGATGATTTGCAGACCACGCAAGTGACTATCGCCCTGCCGCAACCATCGAAAACCATAGTTAAACCGATTGAGGATGAGACTGAACTGAGTTTTGAAAGCCTGATCACCCAACTCGATAATTTGGCCCCGACGGCGCCAATCAGGCCTGATTACTCATTGGAGCAGATCAATCCAGCGACTGCACGACTCAAGATAGATGATCTCTATGGCTTTGAACTCGATAAGAGGCAACAAGACGCCCTACGCCAAGGCATGGAACAACCCTTATTGATAGTCGATTTAAGGCAAGCAAGGGGCTTTAGCCCTAAATTACTGACCATGTTATCGCGTTATCAAGATGCCCCTCAAAATGCGACGCCCTATACCTCAGCCATGACACAAATAATGGGCTTTGCCCATTATCGCCGCTCACCAGAACTGAGGAATGATTATTTAAGGCCCCTAAACTTTAGGCCGCTCGAGGCACTGGAACTCAGCTCGCCTCGACTTAAGGTACTAACGAGGCGTCTGCCAAGCATAGATGAAAGCCGATTTAGCCCTTGGTTTGTCCGCACGAAACCCGAAGTTTCAGCTGAAGGCAATAATCGCCTTGCACTGCTAGTAAGCCCTTTATGTAAACAGGAATGCGAGTGGATAGCCTACCGCACAAAAGCTTGGTCGAGAGTGAATCTGATTGGGGAGAAAACCTCAGGAGATTTTGCCAGACAATACCAACTCACCTTACCTAACAGTGATTTAGATGTCCGCTTTAGCAGCTCACTCACCTATGACGCCGCAGGTGAATTGCTTTCAGGAAAAGGCACAGAGCCGGATATTTGGCTGCCACAGAACAGCGATATTGAATGGCAAGGATTGGTCAGTTTAGTGCGCGCCGCGAAACCGAAATCCATAGACTCGCCCCTCGGTTCTCAACCTAAGTTAGCGCAAGCCAATTAA
- a CDS encoding phospholipase A, with protein sequence MSLFYKGIALIGLLTCTGLQAEESLVKGRVQDELATSERPFVITPHKVNYILPATYNPDPNMAPFAQDAAENDYTLDEMEAKFQISFKFPIWYNVFGDNGHLFFAYTNQSYWQLYNKDISSPFRETNHEPEIFMLFNNDWKIGSVTNSFWGFGAVHQSNGKSGLLSRSWNRIYGTMIFDAGPLAFATKVWWRIPEDEKTDIHQPRGDDNPDIDEYIGKAEFVGVYGIDDHRFTLTLKTNFKDIDRGSAEFTWSYPIIGNLRLYTQYFNGYGESLIDYNYHNQRIGIGLSLNDIL encoded by the coding sequence ATGTCCCTATTTTATAAAGGTATCGCATTAATTGGGCTGTTAACTTGTACTGGACTTCAAGCGGAAGAATCCCTCGTTAAAGGACGGGTACAGGACGAGCTAGCCACCTCAGAACGTCCATTCGTGATCACGCCGCATAAAGTGAATTACATTTTACCCGCCACTTACAACCCCGATCCCAATATGGCGCCCTTCGCCCAAGATGCGGCCGAAAACGACTACACCCTGGACGAAATGGAAGCTAAGTTCCAGATAAGCTTTAAGTTCCCTATTTGGTACAACGTCTTTGGTGACAATGGTCACCTGTTTTTTGCCTACACAAACCAATCCTACTGGCAGCTGTATAACAAGGATATTTCTTCTCCTTTCCGTGAGACTAACCACGAACCCGAAATCTTTATGCTGTTCAACAATGATTGGAAAATCGGCAGCGTGACTAACTCCTTCTGGGGTTTTGGCGCTGTGCATCAATCTAACGGTAAGTCAGGGTTATTATCCCGTAGCTGGAACCGTATCTATGGCACCATGATCTTCGATGCCGGCCCGCTGGCCTTTGCCACTAAGGTGTGGTGGCGTATTCCAGAGGACGAAAAAACCGATATCCATCAACCCCGCGGTGACGATAACCCCGATATTGATGAATACATAGGTAAAGCCGAGTTTGTAGGGGTTTATGGCATTGATGACCATAGATTCACCCTCACCCTAAAAACTAACTTTAAAGATATTGACCGTGGATCGGCAGAATTTACTTGGAGTTACCCGATAATCGGTAATTTACGCCTTTATACTCAATACTTTAACGGCTATGGCGAGAGTCTTATCGACTACAACTACCATAACCAACGCATAGGTATCGGCCTATCACTCAACGATATTCTCTAA
- the cobA gene encoding uroporphyrinogen-III C-methyltransferase has translation MEILSLPGQRAKGKVWLVGAGPGDVELLTLKAWRILKSADAVLYDALVSQDILDLIPKDAEKIAVGKRAGKHSAAQDEINQLLVTKAYTRKNVVRLKGGDPFIFGRGGEELQTLVEAGVEFEVVPGITAASGTSAYAGIPLTHRDYAQGVTFITGHCQLESRPMDWQGYANPNNTLVVYMGILNAGIIRQGLIDAGRSPQTPVAIVSKATTQSQQRFIGQLDSLEQLAADPQLQMPALMIIGEVVALADSLNWFQPKGEGESAPDTTDAAKIVAKI, from the coding sequence ATGGAAATTTTATCTTTACCGGGCCAAAGGGCGAAGGGCAAAGTCTGGCTGGTTGGCGCAGGCCCCGGAGACGTTGAACTCTTAACCCTCAAGGCTTGGCGCATTCTTAAGTCCGCCGACGCTGTGCTATACGATGCACTTGTCAGCCAAGATATCCTCGATTTGATCCCTAAGGATGCAGAGAAGATTGCCGTCGGCAAACGTGCCGGTAAGCATAGTGCTGCACAAGATGAAATTAATCAGTTATTGGTGACGAAAGCCTATACCCGTAAAAACGTGGTACGCCTCAAGGGCGGCGATCCGTTTATTTTTGGTCGTGGTGGTGAAGAGTTACAAACCTTAGTCGAAGCGGGCGTCGAATTTGAAGTGGTTCCTGGCATTACCGCCGCCAGTGGCACTTCGGCCTATGCGGGCATTCCATTAACCCACAGGGATTATGCTCAAGGGGTAACCTTTATTACTGGCCATTGTCAGCTTGAAAGCCGTCCGATGGACTGGCAGGGGTACGCTAATCCAAACAATACCTTAGTTGTGTATATGGGGATTTTAAATGCGGGCATTATTCGTCAAGGATTAATCGATGCTGGCCGTAGCCCGCAAACCCCAGTGGCGATTGTCTCTAAGGCGACCACTCAGTCGCAGCAGCGTTTTATTGGCCAATTAGATTCACTCGAGCAGCTCGCGGCCGATCCGCAATTACAAATGCCCGCCCTGATGATTATTGGCGAAGTGGTTGCGCTGGCTGACAGCTTAAACTGGTTCCAACCTAAGGGTGAAGGCGAGTCAGCACCCGATACCACTGATGCCGCCAAGATTGTGGCAAAAATTTAG